ATCCTCGTCTGAATATTAAAAAGGGCGAACTGATTCGCGACAACCACGGAGACTATTGGATATACAATCATACAGGACGCCTCACCTACGTGGTTGCCGCAACCGGTGAAAGTAAAGATTTCCAGTTGATCCCTCAAGATAAGATCAGCTACATCGACTTCGAACGTTATCATATCGTACATGATTCCCGCGGAATCATCTGGATTTCTACCTATGGGAATGGGCTTTTTGCTTATAACACAGCCGAAGATAAACTGGAACATTTCGTTGCCAACATCAACGATCAAAGTCATATCAGTTCGGATTTCCTGCAATATGTCATGGAAGATCGTGCCGGTGGCATCTGGGTAGCTTCGGAATATTCGGGCTTATCCCGCATTTCAGTGTTGAATGAAGGAACTTCCCGCATCTATCCCGAGTCCCGTGAACTGTTCGACCGTTCGAATACCATCCGTATGTTGACCAAGATGTCTAATGGCGATATTTGTGTAGGTACGCGTAAAGGCGGACTTTATACCTTTGACGCGAATCTTCAGTCGAAAATGACAAATCAATATTTCCATTCCAATATTTATGCAATCGCTGAAGATCGTCAGGGACGGATGTGGACAGGAACCCGTGGTAATGGATTGAGGGTGGGAGATACATGGTATTATAATACTCCGTCCGACCCGACTTCATTGTCGGATAATAACGTTTTTGCTATTTATCGCGATCGCAAAGACCGTATGTGGGTGGGTACATTCGGCGGAGGGCTCGAATTGGCTGAACCTACTTCTGACGGGAAATATAAATTCCGGCATTTCTTCCAGCAAACGTTCGGAATGAGGATGGTGCGTGTGATAGAAGAAGATGAAAGCGGAATGGTATGGGTAGGCACCGGTGAGGGGATTTGTATCTTTCATCCGGACTCACTGATTGCAGATGGTGATAATTATCATCTCTTCAGTTATACAAACGGAAAATTTTGCAGTAATGAAATCAAATGTATCTATCGTGATACGAAAGGACGTATGTGGATTGGTACTTCCGGTTCGGGACTGAACCTCTGTACGCCGCAGGACGACTATCGTTCATTGAAATATGAGCATTACGGAACTTCCGAAGGGTTGGTCAACGATGTGATCCAGTCTGTTTTGGGAGATAGAAAAGGAAACCTTTGGGTAGCGACTGAATATGGAATTTCCAAGTTCACCCCGTCCACCCGTTCTTTTGAGAACTATTTCTTTTCTTCCTATACTTTAGGTAATGTGTATAGCGAGAATAGTGCCTGTATGCGTGAAGACGGGAAACTGCTTTTTGGTACAAACTATGGATTAATTGTGATTGACCCTGAAAAGATACAAGATAGTGAAACGTTTTCTCCGGTTGTTTTCACTGATTTGTACGTCAATGGGACCCAGATGAATCCGCAGATGGAGGATTCTCCTTTAAAACAGTCTCTTGCTTATTCGGATGAAATTACGCTGAAATATTTTCAAAACTCATTCCTGATAGATTTCTCTACTTTCGACTATTCGGATAGCGGACATACGAAATATATGTATTGGCTGGAAAACTATGACCAGGGATGGAGTGCTCCTTCTCCACTGAATTTCGCTTCCTTTAAGTACCTGAATCCGGGGACCTACATACTTCATGTCAAGTCCAGCAATGGATCGGGTATATGGAACGACAGTGAAACTACACTGAAGATTGTAATCGTCCCGCCGTTTTGGAAGACTACTTGGGCAATGTTGTGCTATGTGCTGTTATTGATGGTAGCCTTGTATTTTGCCTTCCGCATCGTCCGGAACTTTAATGGTTTGCGTAACCGCATTAACGTAGAAAAGCAACTGACTGAATATAAGTTGGTCTTTTTCACCAATATTTCTCATGAATTCCGTACTCCGCTTACCCTAATCCAGGGAGCTTTGGAGAAAATCCAGCGTGTCACGGATATTCCGCGCGAATTGATATATCCTCTGAAAACAATGGATAAGAGTACGCAACGTATGTTGAGGCTCATCAACCAGTTATTGGAATTCAGAAAGATGCAGAATAATAAACTGGCGCTTTCTTTAGAGGAAACAGATGTCATCTCTTTCCTTTATGAAATATTCTTGAGCTTCGGCGACGTGGCGGAACAGAAGAATATGAACTTCCGTTTCTTGCCTTCGGTGCCATCTTATAAGATGTTTATTGATAAAGGTAATTTGGATAAGGTGACTTATAACCTGCTTTCAAATGCATTTAAATATACTCCTTCCAACGGAACGATTATTCTTTCGGTGAATGTGGACGAAGGGAAACAAACATTGCAGATTCAGGTTTCGGATACGGGAGTAGGGATTCCTAAAGAGAAACAGAACGAATTGTTCAAGCGGTTTATGCAGAGTAATTTCTCCGGTGACAGTATTGGGGTCGGCCTGCATTTGAGTCATGAACTGGTGCAGGTGCATAAAGGTACGATTGAGTATAAAGACAATGAAGGTGGCGGTTCTGTATTTACCGTATGTATTCCGACAGATAAGACGGTGTATTCGGAGAAAGATTTCCTTGTTCCGGGCAACGTATTGTTGAAAGAGGCAGACGGTCACGCACATCATTTGTTACAGCTTTCGGAAGAGCTTCCAGACCCGGAAAAGATGGCTGCTCCTTTGAATAAACGGAAAGTGCTGATTATTGAAGATGATAATGATATTCGTGAGTTTCTACGGGAAGAAATCGGCGCATACTTTGAAGTGGAAGTGGCTGCCGATGGCACGTCCGGATTTGAAAAGGCCCGTACGTATGATGCTGATTTGATTATCTGTGATGTTCTGATGCCGGGTATGACCGGATTTGAAGTGACCAGGAAACTAAAAACAGATTTTGATACGAGTCATATTCCCATTATTCTTCTGACCGCGTTGAACTCACCGGAAAAGCATCTGGAAGGAATTGAGGCAGGTGCGGATGCATACATCG
The Bacteroides caecimuris DNA segment above includes these coding regions:
- a CDS encoding two-component regulator propeller domain-containing protein; translated protein: MTQRHLLVFTFLVSFVLNAYSAIELRSTQMRTSDGLPNNSIRYIYQDSKGFLWLATLNGLSRYDGNSFLTFRPEAGDKVSLADNRIYDLTEDKDGFLWISTTPELYSCYDLQRARFVDYTGCGELRQNYSTVFVTANGDVWLSHQGNGCRRMVHQKNGEMTSTVFRTERGNLPDNRVKFVNEDASGRIWIGTQCGLVSVSNGQYRIEDRLIHFTSSLAYKDDMYFLTADGDIYCYHSATQKMKKLAALSTVAGQTSPTGNFLLKDKWMILTTTGVYTYNFTTGEVAADPRLNIKKGELIRDNHGDYWIYNHTGRLTYVVAATGESKDFQLIPQDKISYIDFERYHIVHDSRGIIWISTYGNGLFAYNTAEDKLEHFVANINDQSHISSDFLQYVMEDRAGGIWVASEYSGLSRISVLNEGTSRIYPESRELFDRSNTIRMLTKMSNGDICVGTRKGGLYTFDANLQSKMTNQYFHSNIYAIAEDRQGRMWTGTRGNGLRVGDTWYYNTPSDPTSLSDNNVFAIYRDRKDRMWVGTFGGGLELAEPTSDGKYKFRHFFQQTFGMRMVRVIEEDESGMVWVGTGEGICIFHPDSLIADGDNYHLFSYTNGKFCSNEIKCIYRDTKGRMWIGTSGSGLNLCTPQDDYRSLKYEHYGTSEGLVNDVIQSVLGDRKGNLWVATEYGISKFTPSTRSFENYFFSSYTLGNVYSENSACMREDGKLLFGTNYGLIVIDPEKIQDSETFSPVVFTDLYVNGTQMNPQMEDSPLKQSLAYSDEITLKYFQNSFLIDFSTFDYSDSGHTKYMYWLENYDQGWSAPSPLNFASFKYLNPGTYILHVKSSNGSGIWNDSETTLKIVIVPPFWKTTWAMLCYVLLLMVALYFAFRIVRNFNGLRNRINVEKQLTEYKLVFFTNISHEFRTPLTLIQGALEKIQRVTDIPRELIYPLKTMDKSTQRMLRLINQLLEFRKMQNNKLALSLEETDVISFLYEIFLSFGDVAEQKNMNFRFLPSVPSYKMFIDKGNLDKVTYNLLSNAFKYTPSNGTIILSVNVDEGKQTLQIQVSDTGVGIPKEKQNELFKRFMQSNFSGDSIGVGLHLSHELVQVHKGTIEYKDNEGGGSVFTVCIPTDKTVYSEKDFLVPGNVLLKEADGHAHHLLQLSEELPDPEKMAAPLNKRKVLIIEDDNDIREFLREEIGAYFEVEVAADGTSGFEKARTYDADLIICDVLMPGMTGFEVTRKLKTDFDTSHIPIILLTALNSPEKHLEGIEAGADAYIAKPFSVKLLLARVFRLIEQRDKLREKFSNEPGIVRSAMCTTDRDKEFADRLAAILEQNLARPEFSIDEFAQLMKLGRTVFYRKLRGVTGYSPNEYLRVVRMKKAAELLLSEDNLTVAEVSYKVGISDPFYFSKCFKAQFGVAPSVYQRGVNNEIES